A window of the Streptomyces luomodiensis genome harbors these coding sequences:
- a CDS encoding ABC transporter ATP-binding protein: protein MEELRAIRARGITKSFGDVVALDGIDLDVTQGQIHGLVGPNGAGKTTLLGLLLGLAVADSGRLEVLGTPVERVLDAPDGVAGFVDGPALYPSLTPRQNLAALAALRGHDARTAGIDDVLAEVGLTDVADDRTRGFSLGMRQRLGLAAALLTRPRLLVLDEPSNGLDPAGKRHVHGVLGRLAAGGTAVVLSSHNMDDLAALCSGVTILAAGRVVFSGPLSELATENRELDYRLLTSDRQAARRLADDAPGIEVVDDAGVRQDAEPLVVRALVPALDHLVARLVEKGVALRELTPVVSPLEAAFLALTEQQEADG from the coding sequence ATGGAAGAACTCCGCGCAATCCGGGCTCGCGGTATCACGAAGAGCTTCGGTGATGTCGTCGCCCTGGACGGCATCGACCTCGATGTGACGCAGGGGCAGATCCACGGCCTGGTCGGACCGAACGGCGCCGGAAAGACGACGTTGCTCGGCCTTCTGCTGGGGCTCGCGGTGGCCGACAGCGGTCGCCTGGAGGTCCTGGGTACACCGGTCGAGCGGGTGCTCGACGCTCCCGACGGTGTCGCCGGCTTCGTGGACGGCCCCGCTCTCTACCCCTCGCTCACCCCACGGCAGAACCTCGCCGCGCTGGCCGCGCTCCGCGGCCACGACGCGCGCACGGCGGGGATCGACGACGTACTCGCCGAGGTCGGTCTCACCGACGTCGCCGACGACCGTACCCGCGGCTTCTCCCTCGGCATGCGCCAGCGGCTCGGGCTCGCCGCCGCCCTGCTGACCAGGCCCCGGCTGCTCGTGCTCGACGAACCGTCCAACGGCCTCGACCCCGCGGGCAAGCGGCACGTACACGGTGTCCTGGGCCGGCTCGCGGCCGGCGGAACCGCCGTCGTGCTCTCCAGCCACAACATGGACGACCTCGCGGCGCTGTGCTCCGGGGTGACCATCCTCGCCGCCGGACGCGTCGTCTTCTCCGGCCCGCTGTCCGAGCTGGCCACCGAGAACCGTGAACTCGACTACCGGCTGCTCACCTCCGACCGGCAGGCCGCCCGCCGGCTGGCGGACGACGCGCCGGGGATCGAGGTCGTCGACGACGCCGGGGTACGGCAGGACGCCGAACCGCTCGTCGTACGCGCCCTGGTGCCCGCTCTCGACCACCTCGTGGCGCGGCTCGTGGAGAAGGGCGTCGCGCTGCGCGAGCTCACCCCCGTGGTGTCGCCGCTCGAAGCCGCGTTTCTCGCCCTCACCGAGCAGCAGGAGGCGGACGGATGA
- a CDS encoding ABC transporter permease, translating to MTATLTRSREQEDEQVTEGRRVPVTRACRFELVKLLSQWRIRLLVLACWIAPALFVTGVSRQSTLPVDTLFGRWMLASGWAGPLVMLGFAGTWALPLLTSVVAGDVFASEDRLGTWRHLLVAVRSPRRIFVAKAVASLTVLLLLVAGLAVSSTVGGLLVVGNQPLVGLDGHLLAPSDAAVSVLLSWVCVLAPTLALAALGFLGSVTLGRSPMGLLVPVLVSLAMAVAQMLPLPVAVRVALPSYAFISWNGLFTDPRQLGPLLIGVVVSLVWAVVATALAYVLFLRRDFTNPAHDGSGRRALTVGVLPLVGVAAASFAVVAATTSATGSGIEQDKVERSLATAFAHLYRMQTDQLNRPAVTEDQLKATASCGKGSTRVAAEGPGNDWRCVVTWHLPGVEAPGQAIYQLDVTPDGRFMADGDGPKEVNGYFLVRTPDGDAPNPLWQFDGNVELLDTTPKG from the coding sequence ATGACCGCGACCCTCACCCGGAGCCGGGAACAGGAAGACGAGCAGGTGACCGAGGGCCGTCGCGTCCCCGTCACCCGCGCCTGTCGCTTCGAGCTCGTCAAGCTCCTCTCCCAGTGGCGGATCCGGCTGCTGGTCCTCGCCTGCTGGATCGCCCCCGCCCTCTTCGTCACCGGGGTGAGCCGGCAGAGCACGCTTCCCGTCGACACCCTCTTCGGACGCTGGATGCTCGCCTCCGGGTGGGCCGGGCCGCTGGTGATGCTCGGTTTCGCCGGGACCTGGGCGCTTCCGCTGCTGACCTCGGTCGTGGCCGGTGACGTGTTCGCCTCCGAGGACCGGCTCGGCACCTGGCGCCATCTGCTCGTGGCGGTCCGCTCGCCTCGGCGGATCTTCGTGGCGAAGGCGGTGGCCAGCCTCACCGTCCTGCTGCTGCTCGTGGCCGGGCTCGCGGTCTCCAGCACCGTCGGCGGCCTCCTCGTGGTCGGTAACCAGCCGCTGGTCGGTCTCGACGGCCATCTCCTGGCACCGTCGGACGCCGCCGTCTCGGTCCTGCTCTCCTGGGTCTGCGTCCTCGCTCCGACCCTGGCGCTCGCCGCACTCGGCTTCCTCGGGTCGGTCACGCTGGGACGGTCCCCGATGGGGCTGCTGGTGCCCGTGCTGGTCTCGCTCGCGATGGCGGTCGCTCAGATGCTGCCGCTTCCGGTGGCCGTACGCGTCGCCCTGCCGAGCTACGCCTTCATCTCCTGGAACGGTCTGTTCACCGACCCCCGGCAACTCGGCCCGCTGCTGATCGGCGTCGTTGTCAGCCTGGTGTGGGCCGTGGTCGCGACGGCGCTGGCCTATGTGCTCTTCCTGCGGCGCGACTTCACCAACCCGGCCCACGACGGTTCGGGCCGCCGCGCGCTCACCGTTGGAGTCCTGCCGCTGGTCGGGGTGGCCGCCGCGTCGTTCGCGGTCGTCGCCGCGACGACCTCGGCGACGGGCTCCGGGATCGAGCAGGACAAGGTGGAGCGCTCGCTCGCCACGGCGTTCGCGCACCTGTACCGCATGCAGACCGACCAGCTCAACCGGCCCGCCGTCACCGAGGACCAGTTGAAGGCCACGGCCTCGTGCGGCAAGGGAAGCACCAGGGTCGCGGCGGAAGGTCCGGGCAACGACTGGCGCTGCGTCGTGACCTGGCACCTTCCCGGCGTCGAGGCCCCGGGACAGGCCATCTACCAACTCGACGTCACTCCGGACGGGCGGTTCATGGCGGATGGCGATGGACCGAAGG